A region from the Spirochaetaceae bacterium genome encodes:
- a CDS encoding protein-glutamate O-methyltransferase CheR, with amino-acid sequence MAVLSEYFYDKFRTLIYNNSGIHFSDSNRTILESRLAERLKLKDNATIEDYYLLVSSDDNELRTLLDAVTTNLTKFFRNIPQYETFQHYVIPHLVAHKKEKGLNSIKLWSAGCSTGEEAYTNAMCLKEWLPANFNFTVTASDLSLKSLLTAERGFYPKERCADIADNLLEKYFIADDKGYTVKNELKNHIKFDYHNLNYESGVKNFDIVFCRNVLIYFDEKAQKQVVERFYRSMADYSYLFIGHSESLFGLDTKFKFIKTDWSCIYGKFTN; translated from the coding sequence ATGGCCGTACTCTCCGAATATTTTTACGATAAATTCCGTACTCTTATTTATAACAACAGCGGTATTCATTTTAGCGACAGCAACCGCACAATCCTTGAAAGCCGTTTAGCCGAACGGCTTAAATTAAAAGATAATGCCACCATCGAAGACTACTATTTATTAGTAAGTAGCGATGATAACGAGCTGCGTACCTTACTAGATGCCGTAACAACTAACTTAACCAAGTTTTTTAGGAATATTCCGCAATACGAAACCTTTCAGCACTACGTTATCCCCCATTTAGTCGCTCATAAAAAGGAAAAAGGGCTTAATAGTATTAAGTTATGGAGCGCCGGTTGCAGCACCGGCGAAGAAGCTTATACGAACGCTATGTGCCTAAAAGAGTGGCTGCCCGCTAACTTTAACTTTACGGTTACAGCCAGTGACTTAAGTTTAAAATCGTTATTAACGGCCGAAAGGGGGTTTTACCCCAAAGAACGCTGTGCCGATATAGCCGATAATTTATTAGAGAAATATTTTATAGCCGATGACAAAGGTTATACCGTAAAAAATGAGCTTAAAAACCATATTAAGTTTGACTACCACAACTTAAATTACGAAAGCGGTGTAAAAAATTTTGATATAGTTTTTTGCCGTAATGTACTTATTTACTTTGACGAAAAAGCCCAAAAACAAGTGGTAGAACGTTTTTACCGTAGTATGGCCGATTATAGCTACCTTTTTATCGGCCATTCGGAGAGTTTATTTGGCCTTGATACCAAATTTAAATTTATAAAGACCGATTGGTCGTGCATCTATGGTAAATTTACCAATTAA
- a CDS encoding site-specific DNA-methyltransferase: MDKIEIILGDCINAMQMLPSNSIDLIVTDPPYNLSKDYGNNKDNLEHNQYLKFTRAWLKEAYRLLKPSGTLYVFMGVRYISYLYQILEQELSMHFNSWITWYYTQGIGKTKGFSPRHDDILMFTKSEKFIFNLDNIRVPQKYYRSVNNMRGANPGNVWEFSHIHYCENGRQNHPTQKPEALFERMVLASSNENDKILDPFCGSGTTLRVCQQLNRHGIGIEINSDYVEMTKARLKEPFTGFDSMDERMLRLPNDLNDPTIRDEYIKNHGKWFLKNNPEAFEQFTKEITPRTHKIKAEQSLLNFS, translated from the coding sequence ATGGATAAAATAGAAATAATTTTAGGCGATTGTATTAATGCGATGCAAATGCTGCCTAGTAATAGTATTGATTTAATTGTAACCGACCCACCATATAATTTATCCAAAGATTATGGTAATAATAAGGACAATTTAGAGCATAACCAATATTTAAAATTTACTCGCGCTTGGCTTAAAGAGGCATACAGGTTACTAAAGCCCTCCGGTACTCTTTATGTTTTTATGGGAGTACGTTACATATCGTATCTTTACCAGATACTTGAGCAAGAGCTTAGTATGCATTTCAATTCATGGATAACTTGGTATTACACGCAAGGTATTGGTAAGACCAAAGGCTTTAGCCCGCGCCATGATGATATACTGATGTTTACTAAAAGCGAAAAATTCATTTTTAATTTAGATAACATTAGAGTGCCGCAAAAATATTACCGTAGTGTTAATAATATGCGCGGGGCTAATCCCGGTAATGTTTGGGAATTTTCGCATATTCATTATTGTGAAAATGGCCGGCAAAACCATCCTACCCAAAAGCCCGAAGCTTTATTTGAACGCATGGTGTTAGCTTCGTCTAATGAAAACGATAAGATACTTGACCCCTTTTGTGGTAGCGGCACGACCTTACGAGTTTGCCAGCAATTAAATAGACACGGCATAGGCATTGAGATAAATAGTGATTATGTAGAAATGACCAAAGCAAGATTAAAAGAACCCTTTACCGGCTTTGATAGCATGGACGAGCGAATGTTAAGATTACCTAACGATTTAAACGACCCTACTATTCGTGATGAATACATTAAAAATCATGGGAAATGGTTTTTAAAAAATAACCCGGAAGCTTTTGAGCAGTTTACAAAGGAAATTACTCCTAGAACCCATAAAATTAAAGCCGAACAAAGCTTGCTAAATTTTTCGTAA
- a CDS encoding ParB/RepB/Spo0J family partition protein, with amino-acid sequence MSKPKMGGGLDALLGGIPAINNDKPATPSEVAINLIKPNPLQPRKHFDEDKLTELATSITQKGILQPLLLEKEGNGYIIIAGERRYRAAKLAGLSQIPAIIKNFNTEEKLEIALIENIQRDDLKPIEEALAYRELIKLLNLSQQELADRLGKSRSAVANSLRLLKLPTAIQQAADSGTISAGHARTLLSAKEELQEELCQKIISEGLSVRQTEELAAKSHKQVIRDKEQGTEEELVLAADKPILTPPTMNNKLVNTHHLPAKTVNNLEIEQKLADKLGVKVALIGNGSQGKLEFFYSTKADLDKLLAILNR; translated from the coding sequence ATGTCTAAACCCAAAATGGGCGGCGGCCTCGATGCCCTGCTCGGCGGTATCCCCGCTATTAATAACGATAAACCCGCTACCCCCAGCGAAGTAGCCATCAATTTAATTAAGCCTAACCCCTTGCAGCCGCGCAAACACTTTGATGAAGATAAACTTACGGAATTGGCAACCTCTATCACCCAAAAGGGAATTTTGCAGCCCTTACTCCTAGAAAAAGAAGGTAATGGTTATATTATTATCGCCGGTGAGCGCCGCTACCGGGCCGCTAAACTAGCGGGCTTAAGCCAAATACCGGCTATCATTAAAAATTTTAACACAGAAGAAAAGCTGGAGATAGCTTTAATCGAAAATATCCAGCGCGACGATTTAAAACCTATCGAAGAAGCTTTAGCTTACCGTGAGCTTATTAAATTACTTAACCTTAGTCAGCAAGAACTTGCCGACCGCTTAGGTAAAAGCCGCAGTGCGGTAGCCAATAGTCTGCGTTTACTAAAGTTACCAACGGCTATTCAGCAAGCTGCCGATAGCGGCACCATTAGCGCCGGCCATGCCCGCACCTTGCTTAGCGCCAAAGAAGAATTACAAGAAGAGCTATGCCAAAAAATTATCAGCGAAGGCTTAAGCGTGCGGCAAACCGAAGAACTGGCCGCTAAAAGTCATAAACAGGTAATAAGGGACAAGGAACAAGGAACAGAAGAGGAACTTGTTCTAGCCGCAGACAAACCCATTTTAACGCCGCCCACAATGAATAACAAATTGGTAAATACTCATCATTTGCCGGCAAAAACTGTAAATAATCTAGAGATTGAACAAAAATTAGCCGATAAATTAGGGGTAAAGGTAGCCTTAATTGGTAATGGCTCGCAAGGTAAATTAGAATTTTTTTACTCCACCAAAGCTGATTTAGACAAACTATTAGCCATTTTAAATAGATAA